From a single Hymenobacter sp. YIM 151500-1 genomic region:
- a CDS encoding TlpA disulfide reductase family protein, which yields MKQTLFLVLAAALLLAIPSQAQRVAVLKFTDLQQRLARPSDTTYVVNFWATWCAPCVKELPYFEQVRAAYAGQKVKVLLVNLDYASQLEKKVRPFVAKRGLKSEVVLLNEQDPNTWVEKLDATWSGALPFTLLLSTARGKRTAYEQEFTQAELTAAVQKFLR from the coding sequence ATGAAACAGACCCTTTTCCTTGTGCTAGCCGCTGCTCTGCTGCTGGCCATACCAAGCCAGGCGCAGCGGGTGGCCGTACTCAAATTCACTGACCTTCAGCAGCGCCTGGCGCGGCCTTCGGATACTACTTACGTGGTCAACTTCTGGGCGACGTGGTGTGCGCCGTGCGTGAAAGAGCTGCCTTACTTTGAGCAGGTGCGCGCGGCCTACGCGGGCCAGAAGGTGAAGGTGCTGCTCGTGAACCTCGACTATGCTTCTCAGCTGGAGAAGAAGGTGCGACCCTTCGTGGCCAAGCGGGGGCTGAAGTCGGAGGTGGTGCTGCTGAACGAGCAAGACCCCAACACCTGGGTGGAAAAGCTGGACGCCACGTGGTCGGGGGCCTTGCCGTTTACGCTCCTGCTCAGCACCGCCCGCGGCAAGCGGACTGCCTACGAGCAGGAATTCACTCAGGCTGAGCTGACGGCAGCCGTGCAGAAATTTCTGCGCTGA